Proteins found in one Magnolia sinica isolate HGM2019 chromosome 5, MsV1, whole genome shotgun sequence genomic segment:
- the LOC131246619 gene encoding ADP,ATP carrier protein 3, mitochondrial-like, translating to MADWSYHPSIIQKIHGQSSLSSRLSPNLQGRNASIHNLSSSYVNGGLQSPLLQAFQGNGLRGLSLVSSPVFVQAPSEKGATGFLIDFLMGGVSAAVSKTAAAPIERVKLLIQNQDEMIKSGRLSEPYKGIGDCFGRTIKDEGFIALYRGNTANVIRYFPTQALNFAFKDYFKRLFNFKKDRDGYWKWFAGNLASGGAAGASSLLFVYSLDYARTRLANDAKAAKKGGERQFNGLIDVYKKTVKSDGIAGLYRGFNISCVGIIVYRGLYFGMYDSLKPVVLTGQLQDSFLASFLLGWGITIGAGLASYPIDTVRRRMMMTSGEAVKYKSSLDAFSQILKNEGAKSLFKGAGANILRAVAGAGVLAGYDKLQLIVLGKKYGSGGGG from the exons ATGGCGGATTGGTCATATCATCCATCTATAATTCAAAAAATACATGGGCAATCTTCCCTTTCCTCTAGACTCTCTCCCAACTTGCAGGGCAGGAATGCTAGCATCCACAATCTGTCCAGTTCATATGTTAATGGAGGTCTTCAGAGTCCTCTCCTACAGGCCTTCCAAGGCAATGGACTTCGTGGACTGTCACTTGTCTCATCACCTGTGTTTGTTCAAGCACCCTCAGAGAAAGGTGCCACGGGCTTCCTCATTGATTTCCTCATGGGAGGAGTCTCTGCCGCAGTCTCGAAAACCGCAGCTGCTCCAATTGAGCGTGTGAAGCTCCTGATCCAGAATCAGGATGAGATGATCAAGTCCGGTCGACTCTCCGAGCCCTACAAGGGAATCGGGGACTGCTTTGGCAGAACGATCAAGGATGAAGGCTTCATTGCATTATATAGAGGAAATACTGCTAATGTCATCCGTTACTTTCCCACCCAG GCCTTGAACTTTGCTTTTAAAGATTACTTCAAGCGGCTTTTCAACTTCAAGAAGGATAGGGATGGCTACTGGAAATGGTTTGCTGGGAACTTGGCTTCTGGAGGTGCGGCCGGAGCGTCTTCCCTCCTCTTTGTCTACTCCCTTGATTATGCCCGAACCCGTCTGGCAAATGATGCTAAGGCTGCTAAGAAGGGTGGGGAAAGGCAGTTCAATGGCTTGATCGATGTCTACAAGAAAACCGTGAAGTCTGATGGCATTGCCGGGCTTTACCGTGGATTTAACATCTCATGTGTTGGCATCATTGTGTACCGTGGGCTCTATTTTGGAATGTATGATTCTCTGAAGCCGGTTGTGTTGACCGGTCAGTTGCAG GATAGCTTCCTTGCGAGTTTCCTGTTGGGATGGGGAATCACCATTGGTGCTGGGTTGGCATCCTACCCAATTGATACAGTCCGTAGAAGGATGATGATGACCTCTGGCGAAGCTGTGAAGTACAAGAGCTCCCTGGATGCATTCTCCCAGATCCTCAAGAATGAGGGGGCTAAATCCCTCTTCAAGGGCGCTGGTGCAAACATCCTGCGTGCAGTCGCAGGTGCTGGTGTGCTTGCCGGTTATGACAAGCTGCAGCTGATTGTCTTAGGGAAGAAGTACGGATCTGGCGGCGGCGGCTAA
- the LOC131246620 gene encoding B3 domain-containing transcription factor LEC2-like isoform X1 produces MATGKITLNQDVENNMELDFQLHHPFISPPPFHHLQNLPQQQPQQPQNSQFYPVLPADYHSIFPVFPILVEPFPMDLNFFDGFFPDIGAGLVQEPVTVLPPSVAVMSPPPVLVQPPRQCAAPSVTRAARNKRKVVRQRGSGSSRAGSYVNPTVQNPPPTVSFDEADGGEFITHPFDANRKLKFVLQKELRKSDVNSLGRIVLPKLEYRIHDKRNCTRDVEENLPYLSFKEGIHLTALDLFSHDTWFVRYRFWPNNGSRMYVLENTAEFVEQNDLRIGDMVTIYQDESRQLYILGTKVENPQALPPIMEPRTRKREREQEQMVTQVGMMVNDKSKPKTYTVGESSSNNTATIAATTPAEMSLSVTKCSSPNNNDTMGEEFLFLNNSPLVDLDEFDFSQLECLTGFDDYDLTMYDDFFDEQKIENSGKNVVENPAL; encoded by the exons ATGGCTACAGGCAAAATCACCCTCAACCAAGACGTCGAAAACAACATGGAGTTGGATTTTCAACTCCACCACCCTTTCATCTCACCTCCTCCTTTCCACCACCTTCAAAATctcccacaacaacaaccacaacaaccaCAGAACTCTCAGTTCTATCCAGTTCTACCAGCAGACTACCATTCCATATTTCCAGTCTTTCCTATACTCGTTGAACCCTTTCCCATGGATTTAAATTTCTTCGATGGGTTCTTTCCAGACATCGGCGCCGGACTGGTTCAAGAACCGGTAACCGTTTTACCTCCATCGGTAGCCGTTATGTCTCCACCGCCGGTTTTGGTGCAGCCGCCGCGACAATGCGCAGCGCCGTCGGTTACAAGGGCGGCGAGAAACAAGAGAAAGGTTGTCAGGCAGAGGGGCTCCGGGTCTTCCAGAGCCGGGTCTTACGTGAACCCGACTGTCCAGAATCCACCTCCTACTGTGTCATTTGATGAAGCTGATGGAGGAGAATTCATCACACACCCCTTTGATGCTAACAGA aagctgaaatttgtgttgcaGAAGGAGCTTAGAAAGAGTGATGTTAATTCTCTTGGAAGGATTGTTCTCCCTAAG CTGGAGTATCGGATCCATGACAAGAGGAATTGTACG AGAGATGTCGAGGAAAATCTACCGTACCTTTCATTCAAGGAGGGTATCCATCTGACTGCCCTGGATTTGTTTTCTCATGACACATGGTTCGTGAGATACAG GTTTTGGCCAAACAATGGGAGCAGGATGTATGTGTTAGAGAACACAG ctGAATTTGTAGAGCAAAATGATCTGAGAATCGGGGACATGGTCACCATCTATCAAGATGAATCGAGGCAGCTG TATATTTTGGGCACAAAGGTGGAAAATCCACAAGCTCTTCCTCCTATCATGGAGCCGAGAaccaggaagagagagagagagcaagaacaGATGGTGACCCAAGTGGGAATGATGGTGAATGACAAGTCCAAGCCCAAGACATACACTGTTGGAGAGTCCTCTTCAAACAACACAGCCACCATTGCTGCCACCACTCCTGCCGAGATGTCGTTATCGGTCACCAAATGTTCATCACCCAATAATAATGACACAATGGGGGAAGAATTTCTCTTCTTAAACAACTCACCTTTGGTCGATCTCGATGAGTTCGATTTTTCCCAGCTCGAGTGCCTCACTGGCTTCGACGACTATGATTTGACCATGTATGATGATTTTTTCGATGAACAGAAAATCGAAAACAGTGGGAAAAATGTGGTTGAGAATCCAGCTCTGTAG
- the LOC131246620 gene encoding B3 domain-containing transcription factor LEC2-like isoform X2, translated as MATGKITLNQDVENNMELDFQLHHPFISPPPFHHLQNLPQQQPQQPQNSQFYPVLPADYHSIFPVFPILVEPFPMDLNFFDGFFPDIGAGLVQEPVTVLPPSVAVMSPPPVLVQPPRQCAAPSVTRAARNKRKVVRQRGSGSSRAGSYVNPTVQNPPPTVSFDEADGGEFITHPFDANRKLKFVLQKELRKSDVNSLGRIVLPKRDVEENLPYLSFKEGIHLTALDLFSHDTWFVRYRFWPNNGSRMYVLENTAEFVEQNDLRIGDMVTIYQDESRQLYILGTKVENPQALPPIMEPRTRKREREQEQMVTQVGMMVNDKSKPKTYTVGESSSNNTATIAATTPAEMSLSVTKCSSPNNNDTMGEEFLFLNNSPLVDLDEFDFSQLECLTGFDDYDLTMYDDFFDEQKIENSGKNVVENPAL; from the exons ATGGCTACAGGCAAAATCACCCTCAACCAAGACGTCGAAAACAACATGGAGTTGGATTTTCAACTCCACCACCCTTTCATCTCACCTCCTCCTTTCCACCACCTTCAAAATctcccacaacaacaaccacaacaaccaCAGAACTCTCAGTTCTATCCAGTTCTACCAGCAGACTACCATTCCATATTTCCAGTCTTTCCTATACTCGTTGAACCCTTTCCCATGGATTTAAATTTCTTCGATGGGTTCTTTCCAGACATCGGCGCCGGACTGGTTCAAGAACCGGTAACCGTTTTACCTCCATCGGTAGCCGTTATGTCTCCACCGCCGGTTTTGGTGCAGCCGCCGCGACAATGCGCAGCGCCGTCGGTTACAAGGGCGGCGAGAAACAAGAGAAAGGTTGTCAGGCAGAGGGGCTCCGGGTCTTCCAGAGCCGGGTCTTACGTGAACCCGACTGTCCAGAATCCACCTCCTACTGTGTCATTTGATGAAGCTGATGGAGGAGAATTCATCACACACCCCTTTGATGCTAACAGA aagctgaaatttgtgttgcaGAAGGAGCTTAGAAAGAGTGATGTTAATTCTCTTGGAAGGATTGTTCTCCCTAAG AGAGATGTCGAGGAAAATCTACCGTACCTTTCATTCAAGGAGGGTATCCATCTGACTGCCCTGGATTTGTTTTCTCATGACACATGGTTCGTGAGATACAG GTTTTGGCCAAACAATGGGAGCAGGATGTATGTGTTAGAGAACACAG ctGAATTTGTAGAGCAAAATGATCTGAGAATCGGGGACATGGTCACCATCTATCAAGATGAATCGAGGCAGCTG TATATTTTGGGCACAAAGGTGGAAAATCCACAAGCTCTTCCTCCTATCATGGAGCCGAGAaccaggaagagagagagagagcaagaacaGATGGTGACCCAAGTGGGAATGATGGTGAATGACAAGTCCAAGCCCAAGACATACACTGTTGGAGAGTCCTCTTCAAACAACACAGCCACCATTGCTGCCACCACTCCTGCCGAGATGTCGTTATCGGTCACCAAATGTTCATCACCCAATAATAATGACACAATGGGGGAAGAATTTCTCTTCTTAAACAACTCACCTTTGGTCGATCTCGATGAGTTCGATTTTTCCCAGCTCGAGTGCCTCACTGGCTTCGACGACTATGATTTGACCATGTATGATGATTTTTTCGATGAACAGAAAATCGAAAACAGTGGGAAAAATGTGGTTGAGAATCCAGCTCTGTAG